The genomic DNA CGACCGCGAAAGCTGGATCGCCAATCCGGAAAAGGTCTCATCAGAAACAACCGAAGAACAACCGTTATTTCGTCAGGATCGAGAACGCGGTAAACGGGACGCCTCCGCGAACTCGACTGGGCGGCGGGCTTGCTGTCGCGCTACCGGACCATGCGTTTCTCCAACTGGCCTGCAACGGGACGCCGCGGGCATTCTGCTCTGCCACGCCGTGCTCGATGCCTTCGGACAGCGAAAGCGAAGCCATGACCGCGATATCGGGAACTCGGTCATTGAAATTGTTTATCGCGATAGAAGCTGCCGGGGCGACAACGGCGCGCCAATCTGGTCGCCGAGGAATGCCAGGAATTTACCGGCGGTTTCATCCGCGGCGCGTAGAAACATCACAGAATGTGGCGGATAAATATATCCGGCAGGCATATAGCTTGGCGAAGTCTGATTTAAGGCGTTCACGCGCTGATCGAACGGAATACATCGAGGCAGAGTCGCTGGGATCCGCCCTTATCCGGGGCTTGCCCAAGCTGTTTACCGAAAGGCGACCTGATCGGTGCCATGCCGCTACCGGGCGGCCTGTCGGCCGAACTGTTTGCAGCGCCTGACGAACACAACGCACAGTCCATGACCTTCATGGCGAAAAGTATCGTGATCGGCGAAAGGTGAGAAGAGGGCGATGCCGCCACCTGATCAGCCTTGGGCATGTCGCCGTCTGTCGGCGAAGACAGCCGGAAACGAGCTTGGCGGAACTGAAGGACGGCGACTTTTTCGGCAAGATGGCCCTGCTGGGTGACCAGGTGCGCACTGCCAGCGTGCGGGCCGTGCGCCCCACCACGGCTATTGCGGCTGCGCCACGGGATGTGATGTCGCTCGCCGAGATGGAGCCGGAATTGAAAAAATGGCTGGAGGAAAAGCCAGGGCGGGGCGCGCCGCAAAGCCGGGCAAGTAACACGGCCGACGAAGCAAGAACAGCCCCGCGCTAGGCGGTGCCGCCCACCATCCAGCCCGTCGATGCTTCACCGTGGGTTGTCCCACGCCCATCGGAGACGCTCTGCCCTTCCTTGCCGCAGGTGCCGACACCGGGGTCGAGCGCCATGTCGTTGCCGATCATCGCGATGCGGGTGAGCGCATCCGGCCCGTTGCCGATAAGCGTAGCGCCTTCCGGAGAGGCGGTGATGCCGTCTTCGATCAGGTAGGCCTCGGCGGCGGAGAACACGAACTTGCCGCTGGTGATATCCACCTGGCCGCCGCCGAAATTGACCGCTAGAAGAGGCCGTGCCTGACCGATGCGATGATCTCCGCAGGATCCTCGCCATGGAGCATGTAGGTATTGGTCATGCGCGGCATCGGGATGCGCGATAGGATTCAGCGCCGCGTCGTTGCCGGTGGTACTGGCCCGCCCACGAGGTCGCGTTGAGTGAGTCCTGCAAGTATTGCTTTCAGGATGCCGTCCTCAGATCAGCATGTTGCGTTGGTCGGATTGCCGTCATCGACGTCTGCATTGACCCGCGCGGCTTCGGCCAGGGTGCCGTCGTCGACTCACGGTCACGCCGGGGCCGCCACTACGCTTGCTGATGCGCCCTGAGAACGCCGAACTACCCCTTGGATTGAAATCACCTTCCAGTCGTGACCGATCGCTTCGTGCAGCAATACCGCAATAGCCTGGTGCGAGCACGACGGTCATCGGAGGCCCGTTGGCGCCGGACGCGGGGTCAATTTGATTAACGCAGTGCCGCCTGGTGAACGGCGCGCTGAGCGTAGTCTCGCAGGATCGCGTCGGCAACTGGGCGTAATCGCGGAACGACCGCCGCCCGCGGAGGCC from Nitrosomonadales bacterium includes the following:
- a CDS encoding cyclic nucleotide-binding domain-containing protein; translated protein: MRRGRCRHLISLGHVAVCRRRQPETSLAELKDGDFFGKMALLGDQVRTASVRAVRPTTAIAAAPRDVMSLAEMEPELKKWLEEKPGRGAPQSRASNTADEARTAPR